One genomic window of Monodelphis domestica isolate mMonDom1 chromosome 1, mMonDom1.pri, whole genome shotgun sequence includes the following:
- the MYOZ1 gene encoding myozenin-1, which produces MPLSGTPAPNKRRKPSKLIMELTGGGQDSSGLNLGKKISVPRDVMLEELSLLTNRGSKMFKLRQLRVEKFIYENNPDVFSDNSMDRFQKFLPTVGGQLGTDGQGFSYGGGSSRGQMGSSSSAGQHGSTQHQHHQGSGPGSGGIGGPGSQAGGGGDGRGGDGSAGTGDHAGGEGKHVTVFKTYISPWERAMGVDPQQKVELGIDLLAYGAKADLPHYKSFNRTAMPYGGYEKASKRMTFQMPKLDLGPLLSEPLVLYSNSLSNRPSFNRTPVPWLSSGEPVDYSVDVGIPLDGETEEL; this is translated from the exons ATGCCGCTCTCAGGGACCCCAGCCCCAAATAAGAGGCGGAAACCCAGCAAACTCATCATGGAACTCACTGGAG GTGGGCAAGACAGTTCAGGTTTGAACCTGGGAAAGAAGATAAGTGTCCCAAGGGATGTGATGCTAGAAGAATTATCATTGCTCACTAACCGTGGTTCCAAGATGTTTAAGCTTCGACAGCTTCGGGTTGAGAAATTCATCTATGAGAACAACCCCGATGTCTTCTCTGACAACTCAATG GATCGCTTCCAGAAGTTCCTCCCCACAGTGGGAGGGCAGCTGGGCACAGATGGTCAAGGATTCTCCTATGgaggaggaagcagcaggggCCAGATGGGGAGCAGCAGTTCTGCTGGACAACATGGCTCTACCCAACACCAGCATCACCAGGGCTCTGGGCCTGGGTCAGGGGGCATAGGAGGCCCTGGGAGTCAGGCTGGTGGGGGAGGGGACGGAAGAGGAGGTGATGGTTCTGCAGGGACAG GAGACCATGCAGGTGGAGAAGGAAAACATGTCACTGTGTTTAAAACGTACATCTCCCCATGGGAGAGAGCTATGGGTGTTGATCCCCAGCAGAAAGTGGAACTTGGAATCGACTTGTTGGCCTATGGAGCCAAAGCTGATCTTCCCCACTACAAGTCTTTTAACAG GACAGCAATGCCTTATGGTGGATATGAGAAAGCCTCCAAACGCATGACTTTCCAGATGCCCAAGTTAGACTTGGGGCCTTTGTTGAGTGAACCCTTGGTTCTCTATAGCAACAGTCTCTCTAATAGGCCTTCTTTCAATCGCACTCCTGTTCCCTGGCTGAGCTCTGGGGAGCCTGTTGACTACAGTGTGGATGTTGGGATTCCCCtggatggagagacagaagagCTATGA